Proteins co-encoded in one Cynocephalus volans isolate mCynVol1 chromosome 11, mCynVol1.pri, whole genome shotgun sequence genomic window:
- the TNNC1 gene encoding troponin C, slow skeletal and cardiac muscles encodes MDDIYKAAVEQLTEEQKNEFKAAFDIFVLGAEDGCISTKELGKVMRMLGQNPTPEELQEMIDEVDEDGSGTVDFDEFLVMMVRCMKDDSKGKSEEELSDLFRMFDKNADGYIDLEELKIMLQATGETITEDDIEELMKDGDKNNDGRIDYDEFLEFMKGVE; translated from the exons ATGGATGACATCTACAAGGCTGCG GTAGAGCAACTGACAGAAGAGCAGAAAAATG AGTTCAAGGCAGCCTTTGACATCTTTGTGCTGGGCGCCGAGGACGGCTGCATCAGCACCAAGGAGCTGGGCAAGGTGATGAGGATGCTGGGCCAGAACCCCACACCAGAGGAGCTGCAGGAGATGATCGACGAGGTGGACGAGGATG GCAGTGGCACCGTGGACTTTGATGAGTTTCTGGTCATGATGGTTCGGTGCATGAAGGACGACAGCAAAGGAAAGTCTGAGGAGGAGCTGTCTGACCTCTTCCGTATGTTTGACAA AAATGCTGATGGCTACATCGACCTGGAGGAGCTGAAGATAATGCTGCAGGCTACAGGTGAGACCATCACGGAGGACGACATCGAGGAGCTCATGAAGGATGGTGACAAGAACAACGATGGCCGCATTGACTACGATG AGTTCCTGGAGTTCATGAAGGGCGTGGAGTAG
- the NISCH gene encoding nischarin isoform X4 codes for MAAAARSFGPEREAEPAKQARVAGSELVDTYTVYIIQVTDGSHEWTVKHRYSDFHDLHEKLVAERKIDKNLLPPKKIIGKNSRSLVEKREKDLEVYLQTLLTAFPGVAPRVLAHFLHFHFYEINGITAALAEELFEKGEQLLGAGEVFAIGPLQLYAVTEQLHQGKPTCTSGDAKTDLGHILDFTCRLKYLKVSGTEGPFGTSNIQEQLLPFDLSIFKSLHQVEISHCDAKHIRGLVASKPTLATMSVRFSATSMKEVLVPEALEFDEWEPEGTALEGPVTAVIPTWQALTTLDLSHNSISEIDESVKLIPKIEFLDLSHNGVLVVDNLQHLYNLVHLDLSYNKLSSLEGVHTKLGNIKTLNLAGNLLESLSGLHKLYSLVNLDLCDNRIDRMEEVRSIGSLPCLEHVALLNNPLSIIPDYRTKVLAQFGERASEVCLDDTVTTEKELDTVEVLKAIQKAKEVKSKLSNPEKKGGEDSRLSAAPCIRPSGSPTTVAPASASLPQPILSNQGVLGDE; via the exons atggcggcggcggcgcgcAGCTTCGGGCCGGAGCGGGAGGCCGAGCCGGCCAAGCAGGCGCGCGTCGCAGGCTCCGAGCTCGTGGACACGTATACG GTTTACATCATCCAGGTCACTGATGGCAGCCATGAGTGGACAGTCAAACACCGCTACAGCGACTTCCATGACCTGCATGAAAAG CTTGTTGCAGAGAGAAAGATTGATAAAAATCTACTTCCGCCTAAAAAGATAATTGGGAAAAACTCAAGAAGCTTggtggagaagagggaaaaggatCTGGAGGTCTACCTTCAGACGCTCCTAACTGCCTTCCCTGGCGTGGCCCCCCGAGTGCTGGCCCACTTCTTGCATTTTCACTTCTAT GAGATAAATGGCATCACTGCGGCACTGGCTGAAGAGCTCTTTGAAAAAG GAGAACAGCTCCTGGGGGCTGGCGAGGTCTTTGCCATCGGGCCCCTACAGCTCTATGCGGTCACCGAGCAGCTGCATCAGGGAAAGCCCACGTGCACCAGCGGGGATGCCAAGACTGACCTTGGGCACATCCTGGACTTCACTTGTCGCCTTAAGTACCTTAAG GTCTCTGGCACAGAAGGACCTTTTGGGACCAGCAACATTCAGGAGCAGCTCCTGCCGTTTGATCTGTCAATATTCAAGTCTCTTCATCAGGTGGAG ATAAGTCACTGTGATGCTAAGCACATCCGAGGGCTGGTGGCATCGAAGCCCACCTTAGCCACAATGAGCGTCCGCTTCTCAGCAACCTCCATGAAG GAAGTCCTTGTTCCTGAAGCCTTGGAATTTGATGAATGGGAGCCAGAAGGCACAGCCCTCGAAGGCCCTGTGACTGCCGTCATCCCCACCTGGCAAGCACTGACCACTCTCGACCTGAGCCACAACAGCATCTCTGAGATCGACGAGTCTGTG AAACTGATCCCAAAGATTGAATTCCTGGACCTGAGTCACAATGGGGTGCTGGTCGTGGACAATCTACAG CACCTGTACAACCTCGTGCATCTGGACCTCTCCTACAACAAGCTCTCCTCCTTGGAAGGGGTTCACACCAAACTGGGGAACATCAAGACCCTGAACCTGGCAGGCAACCTCCtggagagtctgagtggcctgcaCAAGCTCTACTCCCTGGTCAACCTGGATCTCTGTGACAACAGAATCGACCGG ATGGAAGAGGTCAGGAGCATAGGCAGCCTCCCCTGTCTGGAGCACGTGGCTCTGCTGAACAACCCTCTGAGCATCATCCCTGACTACCGGACCAAGGTGCTCGCTCAGTTCGGAGAGAGGGCCTCCGAG GTCTGTCTGGATGACACGGTGACCACAGAGAAAGAGCTGGACACCGTGGAAGTGCTAAAAGCAATTCAGAAAGCCAAGGAGGTCAAGTCCAAATTGAGCAACCCAGAGAAGAAG GGTGGTGAGGATTCTCGGCTGTCAGCTGCCCCCTGCATCAGACCCAGCGGCTCCCCCACCACTGTGGCTCCCGCCTctgcctccctgccccagcccatcCTCTCTAACCAAG GCGTCCTCGGAGATGAGTGA